The Trinickia caryophylli genomic sequence GGCCGCCCCTGGGAAACCGCCAAGGGATTCGACTACTCGGCACCGCTCGGCCCGATTCATCCGGCGGCGAAGGTGGGGCACGTCGAGCGGGGCGCGATATGGCTCCAGGTGAACGGTGAGGAGAAGCAGCGCTCCGATGTCTCGCAATTGATCTGGTCGACGGCCGAGACGATCGCGCATCTGTCGCGGCTTTTCGAGCTGCAGCCGGGAGATCTGATTTTCACGGGCACGCCCGAGGGCGTCGGCGCAATCGTGAAGGGCGATCTGATGACGGGCGGCGTGGACGGTCTCGGCGAGCTTCGCGTTCGCGTGGTCTGAGCACGCCAGGGGCACAGGCAAGGGTATATGCAGCTATACAGCTATTTCCGCAGTTCGGCGGCATACCGCGTTCGCATCGCGCTCAACATCAAGGGGCTCGACTACGAATATCTGCCCGTTCATCTGTTGCGCTCGGGCGGAGAGCAGCTCAGCGCCGATTACCGCAAGCTGCATCCCGATGCGCTCGTGCCCACGTTCGTCGATGGCGATGCCGTGCTCCAACAATCGCTAGCCATCGTCGAGTATCTGGAAGAGACGCACCCTGAGCCGCCGCTCCTGCCGCGCGCGCCTCTCGACCGGGCATACGTGCGCGCCGTGGCGATGCAGATTGCTTGCGAGATCCATCCGCTCGACAACCTGCGCGTGCTGCGGTATCTCGTGCACGAACTCGGTGTA encodes the following:
- the maiA gene encoding maleylacetoacetate isomerase encodes the protein MQLYSYFRSSAAYRVRIALNIKGLDYEYLPVHLLRSGGEQLSADYRKLHPDALVPTFVDGDAVLQQSLAIVEYLEETHPEPPLLPRAPLDRAYVRAVAMQIACEIHPLDNLRVLRYLVHELGVSDEARNRWYRHWIESGFASLEARLALDSRTGTCVFGDAPTLADACLVPQVFNANRFGIDLTPYPTIRRINDYASSLDAFVRAAPGAQPDAE